CGACTCGAGCACTCATCTCCCACACGGGTGGATCACGGCGAACTCATTAACGCCCAGAGTGGATGTTCATGACCGCCAATTACGGGCAGCGCGATTGCTAGCACGGCCGTAATGGTGCCTGGCGTGAAAGCGGTCTAAGACGCTGACCGGCCCAGGCAAGTCTGAGAACAATAATGAAGGCGCTGCTGCTGAATGCGCTGCTCGGGATAAGTCTAGGGCGGTTCGGCTCCGTGTGGTGGCTCCTACTGCTCCTACCAATCGTCGCGGCCGAATTCGCCTACGGCATTTACGTCTACCATCTCGGCCTGGGCTCAGGCTTAGTCCGGCGCGCCATGGCCCTGATGATCTGTGGCCAGCTCGGCTTTTTACTTGGGGCGCTTCTCCGTCCGATGCGCGGCGAGCGGTGATGGCGCGTCCCGGCGTCTGGTCAACCACCTTCACGATGCGGTCACGGCACGGTTCACGTCGGCCGATGGACAGCCTTGTCTCAGGACGTGACAAGCGGAGTGGTAAATGATTTGCTAACACCTCACGCCGCGCTCAAGCGACGCGGTGAAGAGGGGGCCTACCTTTGAACGAGGACGATTCGCACGGGCTATTAGACCCACTCTGGTACGATCGAGCTGAGCCTGACGAGCCGCCAGGCCTATTTCTGAACGCTGCAGCCTACCTCTTTCTATTGCTGATGACCGGCTTCAGGGTGGGTGTGCACGTCTACTGGCTTCCCGACCAGCTATGGTGCTGGGCCTCCGACCGCATCAGGCGCAATCTGACGGCGGGGCACTAACGTTCCTGAGCTTGGCGATGCACCGCCGCTTGCTGCTGGCGAGTTTTCGCTGCAGCCAGGGCGCTCTCGGAAGCGGTCGCGAAGTGGCTCTCGGAGATGCGCGACTGCGGCGTCGCCGCGTTGGAGACCTTCGCGGCTGGCCTGGCGAAGCCGGGGCGGCGGTGCAGGAGGTGCTGGCGACGTCTTGGAGCAACACGCGTGCCGAGGGACAGATCAGCCGCCTGAAGATTCTCAAGCGTACTATGTACGGTCGCGCCAGCTTCGCACTCCGCCGCCGCGTGCTCCTCGCTGCCTGATCTATGCGAAGTGCGGAAAACCACAAAAACCGGGCAATCCCAAACCCTAGCCCAAACACGCCGGAGCTCTCGGGCGAGCGGGCAATCTCAGCTCGGACAGACGATGTTGTGTGGACCCGGGGGAAAGATGGCGAACATCGGCAGGCCATCCTGGTGGCAGGGCGGCGCACACCTCGTACCGCCACGCGTAAGCCTTGATCGCCCAGTGCGACACGTCCCAACGACGTTCCGCAGCTAAATAAATAGCTTCATCGTCCGATGCCGCGATAGGTGAATCCGTGACGTGCGGCGCTCGCGGGATCGTAGATGTTGCGCAGGTCGATCAGGACGGGGGCGGCCTCGCCGAACGCCATGGTCTGACGCAGGCGGTCGAGATCGAGCGCCCGGAAGGCGTTCCACTCGGTGACGATGACCAGGGCGTCGGCGCCCTCGGCGCAGGCATACGCATCCTCGGCGTACGTCACCTCCGGCATCAGCGCGCGGGCGTGGGCCATGCCTTCCGGATCGTAGGCCACGATCCGCGCCCCGGCATCCTGCAGCCCGGCCACGATCGCCAGCGAGGGCGCGTCGCGCATGTCGTCGGTGTCGGGCTTGAACGTCAGCCCGAGCAGCGCCACCGTCTTGCCCCGCACCGAGCCGCCGCAGGCCTTGATCACCTTGCGGGCCATGGCGCGCTTCCTCTGGTCGTTGACCGCCACCACGGTCTCGACCAGCCGCAGCGGCGTGCCGGCATCCTGGGCGGTCTTGACCAGCGCCAGCGTGTCCTTGGGAAAGCACGAGCCGCCGTAGCCCGGTCCGGCATGCAGGAACTTCGGGCCGATGCGCTTGTCCAGGCCGATGCCGCGCGCGACCTGCTGGACATCGGCCCCGACCGCCTCGCACAGGTCGGCGACCTCGTTGATGAAGGTGATCTTGGCGGCCAGGAACGCGTTGGCGGCGTACTTGGTCAGCTCGGCGGTGCGCCGGTCGGTGACCAGGATCGGCGCCTGGTTGAGGTAGAGCGGCCGGTAGACCTCGCGCATCACCGCCTCGGCGCGGGCGTCCTGGGTGCCGACCACGATCCGGTCAGGCCGCTTGAAGTCGGCGATCGCCGCGCCCTCCCGCAGGAACTCGGGGTTCGACGCCACCGAGACCTCCACAGCCGGGTTGGCCTCCCGGATGATCCGCTCGACCTCGTCGCCCGTCCCCACCGGAACCGTCGACTTGGTCACCACCACGGTGAAGCCCGATAAGGCGCCGGCGATCTCGCGGGCGGCGTCGAACACGAAGCTCAGGTCGGCGAAGCCGTCGCCGCGGCGCGAGGGCGTGCCCACCGCGATGAACACCGCATCGGCGTCGGCCACGGCCTCCCGCATCGACGTGCTGAATGCGAGCCGGCGCTGGCGCACGTTCTCGGCGACCAGCGCGTCGAGGCCCGGCTCGTAGATCGGCATGCGGCCGGCGTTCAGGCTGGCGATCTTGTCGGGCTCCCGGTCGATGCAGACCACGGTGTGGCCGAAATCGGCCAGGCACGCCCCGGAGACCAAGCCGACATAGCCGGCCCCAATCATCGCAACCTTCATTTTACCTCCAGTGTCGCTACACATCCCGCCGTCCCGCGGGGCTTGGATGTCTTTTCGCTCTCGTGTGTAGGAGGCGCGCTGGGGCTCACCCGGACATCAAGTCAGCGTAGGCCTGTGCTGTTGTTCTCCATGAAAACCGATTTACTCTCTGCCTACCAGCGGCGATCAGCTCCCCCTCAGATGCTGGGAGCGTCGAAGCGTTTCGATATGCCTAACCCAGGTCGCTGGGTCATCGGGCGCAGCCATTAAAGCTGCGTCTCCGCAGACCTCGGGCATGCTCGCGCGATCTGAGGAAATAACAGGGCAGCCACGCGCCATCGCTTCGACGATTGGGAGCCCAAACCCTTCCGTCCAAGATGGGAATAATAGGCACAGCGCGCGCTCCAACAAATAAGCCAGGTCGTTGTCGTCAATTCGGCCAGTGAACAGGACGTTCTCGCCACCCGTTAGGGCGTCATCGGAGTATATTTTGGCGGATCCGCCGACAACGATGACGTCGATGCCGTCTTGGCCGAGCTTCGGAGCGATATCCATGATGAGCCGCAGGTTCTTGTGCGGCGCACGTGAGCCAAGGGCTAGGACGAACGGGCGCTCCGCACCACCGCGTCGGCCGCTCACGATGGAGGGAGCAGTCTGGGCGAATTGAGGTTCCCAATCGAGTGCGTGCTCGTGGCCATTGGGCAGCACAATGATCTGAGAAGCTTTTAGCGGGAGATGCTTGGCGATCTGCGCCGCTGAGTCAGACGAGACGCTAGTTATCTGGGTTGATCTCCGAACTATGACAGATTGAAGAAGCCGGTAATAGGCCCGGAAGTATACGCTGTAACTTTCTGGTCTAATGAAAACATTCGCGTCGTGAATGCAAACTACCTGCTTGGCTTTGATAGCTGGAGCGGTGTTACACAGGTTGAGGAGATTTCCATGCCATCGCGCGGGCAGGGCGAACTGCTCCCAAGCGTGCCCGCTGATGCGGCCGAGTTCGACGACGGGCATCCGCGGCAGGTGTGGGTCAGTGGTGCGGACGGGCGCGAGGATTGGAGCTGAGGCATTCAGCGTGTCGAGGGCGTCATTGAGATGACGCGCGACGTTCCAGGCGTACCTCTGAACGCCGGTTAGGTCCTGGGTAAGAAAGCGCCCGTTCATGGCGAACCCGTGTCTCGGTTCCATCACGTTGTTCCTGAGATTGCGGGCTTTAAACGTGTACGTAGAGTACCACGGGCGGATGAAATGCGCTGTGCTGGCCACACTGGCAATCTGTCTTGCTCAGGGCCGTGACGGCGTCAGTCGGGACGATCTGGTGCGACTTCCGCAGGTGACCAGCAAAGGGCCGCGTGCCGGGGGGGCCGGCACGAGAGCCGGAGCAATGGCGGCCTGGATTGACCGCGTCGGATCCTGTCGCCCGGTACGGGTGCTCGCTCCGGCAGACCCGATCCCCCGGGGGCACAGGCTGGCCGCCGCAGGCAGCGCCGGCGCAAGACGGCGACGCAAGACCGTGCGCCAAGACCGCGCTCAATGCTAGTCGAGTTCGCTGGGCAATTTGGGCCGTGCGCCGGCAATGGATATCTGCGGATGTGTGGCTCGCAGTGGGATGTTTTAGCGCACGTCGGGGACGTTGATACGCCGTCGTCACAGGCCCATCGTGCCCTGTCACGTCTGCATAGCTCGACAACGCTCTCCACCGGACCTGCATTCTGCCTCCGTAGCCCAGTTTCACCTGCTCGGAAACATGCCAACGAGCCGGCCGAGGGTGCGTTACCAGAACTTATCTGTTGCAGGGTGCTGGAGGAAATCCACAGGTTCAGCCCAGTTCAGGACGGACATGCCGAGGGTGAGGGCCTGGGGGCCTACGTGCGCACCGCTCACACCGAAAGGCGCTGCGCGCCGCTCTGCTCGCCGACTGCCTTGGCCAGCGAATAAATCGCATTTCGTCCTATCGGGAACGCTGCCCGCAGTTTAGAGCAGTGGGAAACCTCCAACCATGGTCTATAGCTGCCTGTGAGGCCGCCTGTCCGTGGCCGACCAAACGTCTTGGCAGAAGTCCGATCTGCCAAGCAGGCCAGGAGTCGAATTTCAGAACGGGATTAATTACTCACCATTGGTTCATCCGGTGCGCGTTGAGAGCGCGCAAGCGGCACTGCGGGAAGCGGTTCACTCGAAGGAACGCGTTTTATGAAGGTTGCGATTATACACTATTGGCTTGTCGGAATGCGAGGTGGGGAAAAGGTCGCCGAAGCGCTCTGCAACCTCTACCCGGAGGCCGATATCTTTACACATGCATACGCCCCGGACGCCATATCGCCAATCATTAACGCTCACCGAGTTCAAACATCTTTCATTAGCAAGCTGCCTCGCGCTACCACAAAGTATAAATCTTACTTGCCCTTTATGCCGATGGCATTAGAACAGCTCGACTTGCGCGGGTACGACCTCATCATAAGTAGCGAATCTGGTCCCGCGAAGGGAATTGTCCCGCC
This window of the Methylobacterium tardum genome carries:
- a CDS encoding UDP-glucose dehydrogenase family protein, producing MKVAMIGAGYVGLVSGACLADFGHTVVCIDREPDKIASLNAGRMPIYEPGLDALVAENVRQRRLAFSTSMREAVADADAVFIAVGTPSRRGDGFADLSFVFDAAREIAGALSGFTVVVTKSTVPVGTGDEVERIIREANPAVEVSVASNPEFLREGAAIADFKRPDRIVVGTQDARAEAVMREVYRPLYLNQAPILVTDRRTAELTKYAANAFLAAKITFINEVADLCEAVGADVQQVARGIGLDKRIGPKFLHAGPGYGGSCFPKDTLALVKTAQDAGTPLRLVETVVAVNDQRKRAMARKVIKACGGSVRGKTVALLGLTFKPDTDDMRDAPSLAIVAGLQDAGARIVAYDPEGMAHARALMPEVTYAEDAYACAEGADALVIVTEWNAFRALDLDRLRQTMAFGEAAPVLIDLRNIYDPASAARHGFTYRGIGR
- a CDS encoding glycosyltransferase family 4 protein — translated: MASTAHFIRPWYSTYTFKARNLRNNVMEPRHGFAMNGRFLTQDLTGVQRYAWNVARHLNDALDTLNASAPILAPVRTTDPHLPRMPVVELGRISGHAWEQFALPARWHGNLLNLCNTAPAIKAKQVVCIHDANVFIRPESYSVYFRAYYRLLQSVIVRRSTQITSVSSDSAAQIAKHLPLKASQIIVLPNGHEHALDWEPQFAQTAPSIVSGRRGGAERPFVLALGSRAPHKNLRLIMDIAPKLGQDGIDVIVVGGSAKIYSDDALTGGENVLFTGRIDDNDLAYLLERALCLLFPSWTEGFGLPIVEAMARGCPVISSDRASMPEVCGDAALMAAPDDPATWVRHIETLRRSQHLRGS